One genomic region from Muriicola soli encodes:
- the thrC gene encoding threonine synthase, which produces MKYYSLNRKAPKVSYRTAVINGIAPDGGLYFPEHLPVLPKSFINKLDRYSSVEIGMEAMAPFVHKDIPKKELESILEKVLDFDFPLVPIDAHISTLELFHGPTMAFKDVGARFMALSLGYFNRNEEKEITVLVATSGDTGGAVANGFLGVKGVNVVILYPDGKVSDIQERQLTTLGQNIKALRVQGTFDDCQRMVKKAFADKTLKGSVQLTSANSINVARWLPQMLYYMLAYHQKKKPAGELVFSVPSGNFGNICAGMVAQKMGLPISHFIAATNVNDTVPRFMNTSEYDPHPSTATISNAMDVGDPSNFVRILELHKNDFKSLKQNLSSYSFTDKETKEAMKKIYSESKYITDPHGAVGYLGLKKYLESHPDRKGIFLETAHPVKFLDVVSETLHTDIPLPPQIEKVMNKNKISLPISTYDELKEFLLT; this is translated from the coding sequence ATGAAATACTACAGCCTGAACAGAAAAGCCCCGAAGGTCTCCTACCGAACAGCCGTTATCAATGGAATCGCTCCTGACGGTGGATTGTATTTCCCCGAACACCTTCCTGTTCTCCCAAAGTCATTTATCAACAAATTGGACCGGTATTCTTCCGTGGAAATCGGAATGGAAGCCATGGCTCCTTTTGTCCATAAGGATATTCCAAAAAAGGAACTGGAAAGCATTCTGGAAAAGGTATTGGATTTCGATTTTCCTCTGGTCCCGATTGATGCGCATATCAGTACTCTGGAGCTGTTCCATGGCCCCACAATGGCTTTTAAGGATGTGGGAGCGAGATTTATGGCGTTAAGTCTGGGGTACTTTAATAGAAATGAAGAGAAGGAAATAACCGTTCTTGTAGCCACTTCAGGAGATACAGGAGGGGCTGTGGCGAATGGATTTCTGGGGGTGAAAGGGGTTAATGTTGTAATTCTGTATCCGGATGGCAAGGTAAGTGACATCCAGGAAAGGCAGCTTACCACGCTGGGGCAAAATATTAAAGCTTTACGAGTTCAGGGCACATTTGACGACTGTCAGCGAATGGTTAAAAAAGCTTTTGCGGATAAAACCTTAAAGGGATCGGTTCAGCTCACTTCGGCAAACTCCATCAACGTAGCCCGATGGTTGCCCCAAATGTTGTATTACATGCTGGCTTATCATCAAAAAAAGAAGCCGGCAGGAGAATTGGTTTTCTCTGTCCCCAGCGGGAATTTCGGTAATATCTGTGCCGGGATGGTGGCTCAGAAAATGGGATTACCAATTAGCCACTTTATTGCAGCCACAAACGTGAATGATACCGTTCCAAGGTTTATGAATACCTCGGAATACGATCCACATCCTTCAACTGCCACTATTTCCAATGCTATGGACGTAGGAGATCCGAGCAATTTCGTCAGAATACTGGAATTGCACAAAAATGATTTTAAATCCCTGAAGCAAAATCTCAGTTCCTATTCCTTTACCGATAAGGAAACGAAGGAGGCTATGAAAAAAATCTACTCAGAATCAAAATACATCACTGATCCTCACGGTGCTGTTGGCTATCTGGGATTAAAGAAATACCTGGAATCTCATCCCGATCGCAAAGGAATATTTCTGGAAACCGCACATCCCGTAAAATTTTTAGATGTGGTATCGGAGACCTTGCATACCGATATTCCCCTGCCACCGCAAATAGAAAAAGTAATGAACAAAAACAAAATATCTCTTCCCATTTCAACTTACGATGAACTGAAGGAATTTCTGCTGACCTAA
- a CDS encoding homoserine kinase has product MSKDQIKIFCPATIANISCGFDVLGLALGTVGDEMVIRKMAQPGIKISSITGQDLPMETERNVAGVAGMAMLAALKYTNGFEIEITKKIKPGSGIGSSAASAAGAVWGINQLLGTPCSEHQLVEFAMEGEKLASGSAHADNVAPAIYGGITLVRSSNPLDVVRINPPSQLYATVVHPHIEIKTSDSRKILKTTISLADGIRQWGNLGALVAGLFQEDYALISRSLEDHIIEPIRSILIPGFEDIKSGAIAAGALGCGISGSGPSIFALSKGKDTANNVAKAMSGVLDKIELNHDAYVSEINTKGFRILS; this is encoded by the coding sequence ATGTCCAAAGATCAGATTAAAATATTTTGTCCGGCTACCATCGCCAATATCTCTTGTGGATTTGATGTGCTGGGCCTCGCACTGGGCACTGTGGGAGATGAAATGGTCATTAGAAAGATGGCTCAACCCGGTATTAAAATTTCCTCGATCACAGGGCAGGACCTTCCCATGGAAACAGAAAGAAATGTAGCCGGAGTAGCCGGGATGGCTATGCTGGCGGCTTTGAAATACACAAATGGATTTGAAATTGAGATCACTAAAAAGATAAAGCCCGGAAGCGGCATAGGAAGCAGTGCGGCCAGCGCTGCCGGGGCCGTATGGGGTATTAATCAGCTTTTGGGCACACCTTGCTCTGAACACCAATTGGTGGAATTTGCAATGGAAGGGGAAAAGCTTGCCAGTGGCTCAGCCCATGCAGACAACGTTGCCCCGGCGATTTACGGGGGCATAACGCTGGTTCGCAGTTCCAACCCTTTGGATGTGGTCCGCATTAACCCTCCCTCCCAACTTTATGCCACGGTTGTGCATCCGCATATAGAAATCAAAACATCAGACTCCAGAAAGATCCTTAAAACTACGATCTCACTCGCTGACGGGATCAGGCAATGGGGTAACCTTGGGGCCCTTGTGGCCGGACTCTTTCAGGAAGACTACGCACTAATTAGTCGATCCCTTGAAGATCACATAATAGAGCCTATCCGATCCATCCTTATCCCCGGTTTTGAGGATATCAAAAGTGGAGCAATTGCCGCCGGAGCGCTGGGTTGTGGGATTTCGGGCTCGGGGCCTTCCATATTTGCGCTTAGCAAGGGAAAAGATACTGCAAATAATGTGGCCAAGGCAATGAGTGGGGTGTTAGATAAAATCGAACTTAATCACGATGCCTATGTATCTGAAATCAACACGAAAGGGTTTCGAATTCTCTCTTGA
- the thrA gene encoding bifunctional aspartate kinase/homoserine dehydrogenase I: protein MKVLKFGGSSVASADVIRKVKEIVLETEANKIVVVVSALGGVTDLLLDTAKSASDQDPAYKDGLKKIEKRHLEIIKNLLPVASQSSVLSKVKSELNILETLLEGAFYIGEITPRLSDKIVSFGELLSAYIISEFFRESGLGAVFKDARELLLTDHTHGKAVVNFPESNKRSKAYFTEVQSKIIVLPGFIASTADGNVTTLGRGGSDYTASILAAALDAEELQIWTDVSGMYTANPKIVKQAKPIVHISYEEAMELSHFGAKVLYPPTVQPVLDKGLPIVIKNTLDPQAGGTVITKKSPEEGRTVRGISYIPNISLLSLEGAGMIGIPGISKRLFEVLSQANISVVLITQASSEHSICIGIDDEDAAKAIREIESAFAYEISLGKIKPVIHEKDLAIIALVGDQMKNHQGLSGKMFSTLGKNNVNIRAIAQGASERNISAVIRKEDVKKALNTLHEAFFEVNTKQLNLFILGTGNVGAKLLEQLRQQRKYLKEHLRLNIRVVGISNSRTMYFEEQGIALDKWPELLVSGNKADENIFFNTIQKINARNSILVDNTASERVAAVYPKYLKQSISVVTCNKIACSSAFGQYLKLKELAKEYKAPFMFETNVGAGLPIIDTLKHLMASGDEVIAIKAVLSGSLNFIFDNFNEKTRFYEIVKTAQEEGYTEPDPKIDLSGIDVMRKILILARESGLKLELNDIENRAFLPDEALQTKDNDSFFTVLKKYEEDFQKLVKEAAAKQCKLKFVASLQNGKASVGLEHIPKGHDFYSLAGSDNIVLFYTKRYPEQPLIIKGAGAGAEVTASGIFADIIRIGNY from the coding sequence ATGAAAGTATTAAAATTTGGTGGTTCTTCTGTTGCTTCTGCAGATGTTATACGCAAGGTGAAGGAAATCGTATTAGAAACCGAGGCTAACAAGATAGTGGTAGTTGTCTCTGCCCTGGGAGGTGTAACGGACCTTTTGCTTGATACAGCTAAATCAGCTTCAGATCAGGATCCCGCATATAAAGACGGCTTAAAGAAGATCGAAAAAAGACACCTGGAGATCATTAAAAATCTTTTGCCCGTTGCATCTCAGAGCAGCGTTCTGAGTAAGGTGAAAAGCGAACTCAATATCCTTGAAACCCTTTTAGAAGGGGCCTTTTACATCGGAGAAATTACACCCAGACTATCTGATAAGATTGTGAGTTTTGGAGAATTGCTCTCTGCCTATATTATCAGCGAGTTCTTTCGAGAATCCGGACTCGGGGCCGTTTTTAAAGACGCCCGGGAATTATTACTAACAGATCACACCCATGGAAAAGCGGTGGTCAACTTCCCTGAGAGTAATAAGCGCTCCAAGGCTTATTTTACCGAAGTGCAATCAAAAATCATCGTCCTACCCGGCTTTATCGCCTCTACCGCCGACGGAAACGTAACTACCCTGGGGAGGGGTGGGTCAGATTACACCGCCTCCATATTAGCAGCGGCTCTAGATGCTGAAGAACTGCAGATTTGGACCGATGTCAGCGGAATGTATACCGCGAATCCTAAAATTGTTAAACAAGCAAAGCCCATTGTCCATATTTCTTATGAAGAAGCCATGGAATTGTCTCACTTTGGAGCCAAAGTGCTCTATCCGCCAACGGTACAACCGGTTTTGGACAAGGGTTTGCCTATTGTGATTAAAAATACATTGGACCCACAGGCAGGCGGTACTGTGATTACTAAAAAATCTCCTGAGGAAGGTCGTACGGTCAGGGGTATCAGCTATATACCCAATATTTCCCTCCTTTCCCTAGAAGGTGCAGGAATGATTGGTATTCCCGGTATCTCCAAACGACTTTTTGAGGTGCTTTCACAAGCAAATATCAGTGTGGTGTTGATTACCCAGGCTTCCTCTGAACATTCGATCTGCATAGGGATAGACGACGAAGATGCGGCGAAAGCCATACGGGAAATTGAATCGGCATTCGCTTATGAAATATCATTGGGGAAAATCAAACCCGTAATTCATGAAAAAGACCTTGCTATCATCGCTCTGGTTGGAGATCAAATGAAAAATCACCAGGGCTTGAGCGGGAAAATGTTCAGTACGCTTGGTAAAAACAATGTGAATATCAGAGCAATTGCACAAGGAGCTTCAGAGCGGAACATATCGGCGGTAATCCGGAAAGAAGATGTGAAAAAAGCCCTAAACACCCTTCATGAAGCCTTTTTCGAAGTAAATACCAAACAACTCAACTTGTTTATTCTAGGGACGGGGAATGTAGGAGCTAAACTCCTCGAACAGCTCAGACAACAAAGAAAGTATCTGAAAGAACATTTACGGTTAAATATCAGAGTTGTGGGAATCTCCAATTCCAGAACAATGTATTTCGAAGAACAGGGAATTGCCCTTGACAAATGGCCCGAATTACTTGTCTCAGGAAATAAGGCAGATGAAAATATATTCTTTAACACGATTCAAAAGATCAATGCTCGAAATAGTATTCTGGTCGATAATACAGCAAGTGAGCGCGTAGCCGCAGTTTATCCCAAATATCTCAAACAGAGTATTTCTGTGGTAACCTGTAACAAAATTGCCTGTTCTTCAGCTTTCGGGCAATATCTTAAATTAAAAGAACTTGCCAAAGAATACAAGGCTCCCTTCATGTTTGAAACCAATGTTGGGGCCGGATTACCCATAATTGATACCCTAAAACACCTAATGGCTTCCGGTGACGAGGTGATCGCAATCAAGGCCGTTCTAAGCGGTAGCCTAAATTTTATTTTTGACAATTTCAATGAAAAGACCCGCTTTTACGAAATCGTAAAAACAGCACAGGAAGAAGGTTATACAGAACCAGATCCCAAAATAGATCTCAGCGGTATCGACGTGATGAGAAAAATACTTATCCTCGCCAGGGAAAGTGGATTAAAACTCGAATTAAACGATATAGAGAACCGGGCTTTCCTTCCCGATGAAGCATTACAAACAAAAGACAATGATTCCTTTTTTACCGTCCTGAAGAAGTACGAAGAAGATTTTCAAAAATTGGTGAAAGAAGCAGCGGCGAAGCAATGTAAATTAAAATTTGTAGCCTCTCTGCAAAACGGTAAGGCAAGTGTAGGGTTGGAACACATCCCGAAAGGACATGATTTTTACTCCCTTGCTGGTAGTGATAATATTGTTCTCTTTTACACCAAAAGATATCCTGAACAACCTCTTATTATCAAAGGAGCCGGTGCGGGAGCTGAAGTAACTGCTTCAGGGATCTTTGCAGACATCATCAGAATTGGAAACTATTAA
- a CDS encoding NAD(P)H-hydrate dehydratase, giving the protein MKILSGEQIRAADQQTIKIQGIRSDELMERAGLATFQWLHQQLNGSPVVFHIFCGIGNNGGDGLVIARHLLEHGYNIKVYIVNYSDKRSPDFLINLDRLKDRKVWPEVIGNDSKLPDIPKEDMVLDAIFGTGLNRTPDTWVTELISHINDSKAFVISVDIASGLFLDKVFENEQSVVKANYVLTFQFPKLIFFLPETGIYCENSVVLDIGLDKDYVSSLKNTFHFIQRQEILELYQFRKKFAHKGTYGHAVIVGGSHGKIGAVALSAKACLKSGSGLVTTFVPQCGYLPLQASVPEIMVLTDKENQEISEIEIPFKPTVIGIGMGMGTTEVVLNAFEKFLKSNTIPLVIDADGLNLLSKQKSLLKHLPPQTVLTPHPKELERLIGPWQDDFEKLEKAQKFSDKYNCILVLKGAHSITLYKEQGYVNSTGNPGMATAGSGDVLTGMITALIAQGYTALDAAIMGVYLHGRAGDLCLESQGMESLIASDIIDSLGGVFKEFFTEEIKEEGKKSTS; this is encoded by the coding sequence ATGAAGATACTTTCAGGAGAACAAATTAGAGCAGCTGATCAACAAACCATTAAAATTCAAGGGATCAGAAGTGATGAATTAATGGAAAGGGCCGGACTGGCTACTTTCCAATGGCTGCATCAGCAATTAAATGGATCTCCGGTTGTTTTCCATATTTTCTGTGGAATAGGAAATAACGGCGGTGACGGCTTGGTCATCGCCCGACATCTTCTTGAGCACGGGTATAATATCAAGGTTTATATCGTTAATTACAGTGATAAGAGATCTCCCGACTTTCTGATCAATTTAGACCGACTAAAGGATAGAAAAGTTTGGCCGGAGGTCATAGGAAATGACAGTAAGCTACCGGACATTCCCAAGGAAGATATGGTGCTCGACGCTATATTTGGTACAGGCCTTAACCGAACACCCGACACCTGGGTTACCGAACTCATTTCACACATAAACGACTCCAAAGCTTTTGTAATTTCTGTTGACATTGCATCAGGATTGTTCCTTGACAAGGTGTTCGAAAATGAGCAAAGCGTAGTTAAAGCCAACTATGTCCTTACTTTTCAGTTTCCAAAACTCATCTTTTTTCTGCCCGAAACGGGAATCTATTGTGAAAACTCTGTTGTTCTTGATATCGGTTTGGACAAGGACTATGTCTCTTCGCTAAAGAATACGTTCCACTTCATTCAGCGACAAGAAATACTAGAACTGTATCAATTCAGAAAAAAATTTGCCCATAAAGGGACCTATGGCCATGCCGTAATTGTAGGAGGATCCCATGGTAAGATTGGGGCCGTCGCACTCAGCGCAAAAGCCTGTCTTAAGTCGGGCAGCGGACTGGTTACTACCTTTGTACCCCAATGCGGTTATTTGCCATTGCAGGCTTCAGTACCGGAAATTATGGTACTCACAGATAAAGAAAACCAAGAGATTTCAGAGATTGAAATTCCTTTTAAACCAACGGTCATTGGTATCGGGATGGGGATGGGAACAACCGAGGTGGTATTAAATGCATTTGAGAAGTTTTTAAAATCGAATACTATTCCACTTGTCATTGATGCGGATGGACTTAATCTCTTATCAAAACAAAAGTCCCTCCTCAAACATCTTCCTCCTCAGACAGTGCTCACTCCGCACCCAAAGGAATTAGAACGACTCATCGGGCCCTGGCAGGACGACTTTGAAAAATTGGAAAAAGCCCAAAAATTCTCTGATAAATACAACTGTATTCTGGTACTTAAAGGGGCTCATAGCATCACCCTATACAAAGAACAGGGATATGTAAATAGTACGGGTAATCCTGGTATGGCCACAGCCGGAAGCGGTGATGTGCTTACGGGAATGATCACTGCGCTCATAGCACAGGGCTATACGGCACTGGATGCAGCGATAATGGGTGTGTACCTACACGGAAGGGCAGGAGATTTATGCTTGGAAAGCCAGGGTATGGAATCCTTGATTGCTTCAGATATTATTGATAGCCTCGGAGGAGTCTTTAAGGAGTTCTTTACAGAAGAAATAAAAGAAGAAGGAAAAAAATCTACTTCTTAG
- a CDS encoding STAS/SEC14 domain-containing protein — protein sequence MKVRPIKTPVVVKEYVLEIGTVKVFDNYMVATYNEGCTVTLERVYQLIGISEIHFRDRPFGFISFRKNSYAIDPTIYAYVRELDNLKAYAIVSVKEMDMHNFAIEKMFYKKPMKFFIDYNNALAWVKRRVSKK from the coding sequence ATGAAAGTTAGACCGATCAAAACACCGGTTGTCGTAAAGGAGTATGTTCTTGAAATTGGTACTGTAAAGGTTTTTGACAACTATATGGTCGCTACTTACAATGAAGGATGCACTGTTACTCTGGAAAGGGTATATCAATTAATAGGAATTTCCGAGATCCATTTCAGGGACAGACCATTTGGATTTATAAGCTTCAGGAAGAATTCCTATGCCATCGATCCAACTATCTACGCCTATGTTCGTGAGCTCGATAATTTAAAGGCCTATGCCATTGTCTCCGTTAAGGAAATGGACATGCACAACTTTGCCATTGAAAAGATGTTCTATAAAAAGCCGATGAAGTTCTTTATTGACTACAACAATGCTCTGGCATGGGTAAAGAGACGCGTCTCTAAGAAGTAG
- a CDS encoding ATP-dependent Clp protease ATP-binding subunit: MDDNFSPRVKDVIAYSKEEALRLGHDFIGTEHLMLGLLRDGNGKAISILDALDVDLDHLRRKVEILSPANPNPGSSQKDKKNLHLTRQAERALKTTFLEAKLFQSSSINTAHLLLCILRNENDPTTKLLHKLKVDYDGVKEQFKSMITSDDDYIDSPTSESFPSDSDEPSEGKEASFGSSSAQKGSKKSKTPVLDNFGRDLTQLAEENKLDPVVGREKEIERVSQILSRRKKNNPLLIGEPGVGKSAIAEGLALRIINKKVSRILYNKRVVTLDLASLVAGTKYRGQFEERMKAVMNELEKNDDVILFIDEIHTIVGAGGATGSLDASNMFKPALARGEIQCIGATTLDEYRQYIEKDGALERRFQKVMVEPTTVEETIEILKNIKGKYEDHHNVIYTDEAILACVKLTNRYMTDRFLPDKAIDALDEAGSRVHIVNMDVPKQILELEKQLDDVRELKNTVVKKQRYEEAAKLRDDEKRLEKELAVAQEKWEEDSKLHRETVSEDNVADVVSMMSGIPVNKIAQTESNKLAELPALIKGNVIGQDEAVAKVAKAIQRNRAGLKDPNKPIGSFIFLGQTGVGKTQLAKVLAKELFDSEDALIRIDMSEYMEKFAISRLVGAPPGYVGYEEGGQLTEKVRRKPYSVILLDEVEKAHPDVFNMLLQVLDDGYLTDSLGRKIDFRNTIIIMTSNIGARQLKDFGQGVGFGTAAKKSQEDSHQKSVIENALKKAFAPEFLNRIDDVMVFNPLEREHIHKIIDIELAKLYARIKDIGYDLNLTDKAKDYIADKGFDKQYGARPLKRAIQKYIEDALAEEIVNSKLEEGDSIFMDYDGKKELLTIEIKKSKKSSKA; encoded by the coding sequence ATGGACGATAATTTTTCACCAAGAGTAAAGGACGTAATTGCTTACAGTAAGGAGGAGGCCCTGAGGCTCGGTCATGATTTCATTGGGACTGAACATCTTATGTTGGGTTTGCTTCGCGATGGAAATGGAAAAGCAATCAGCATCCTCGATGCCCTTGATGTAGATCTTGATCATCTGCGTCGGAAGGTGGAAATCCTGAGTCCGGCAAATCCAAATCCAGGAAGCAGTCAGAAAGACAAGAAAAATCTGCATTTAACAAGGCAGGCCGAACGCGCCCTGAAGACCACTTTCCTGGAAGCGAAATTGTTTCAAAGTTCCTCCATCAATACGGCGCATCTTTTGCTCTGTATTCTGAGAAACGAAAACGACCCTACCACTAAGTTGTTACACAAACTCAAAGTAGACTACGACGGGGTCAAAGAACAATTTAAATCTATGATTACAAGTGATGATGATTATATAGACTCCCCTACTTCGGAGTCCTTTCCCAGTGATTCTGACGAGCCGTCCGAAGGCAAAGAGGCTTCTTTTGGGTCGTCCTCAGCACAAAAAGGAAGTAAGAAATCAAAGACTCCTGTGCTGGATAACTTTGGTCGTGACCTTACACAACTGGCAGAAGAGAACAAATTAGATCCTGTAGTAGGACGAGAGAAAGAGATTGAACGAGTTTCGCAGATCCTGAGCAGAAGAAAAAAGAACAACCCGCTTCTCATTGGTGAGCCCGGGGTGGGAAAAAGTGCCATTGCCGAAGGATTGGCGCTGAGGATCATCAACAAGAAAGTATCCCGTATACTCTACAATAAAAGGGTAGTTACACTGGACCTCGCCTCTCTGGTAGCCGGTACCAAATACCGGGGACAATTTGAGGAAAGAATGAAGGCCGTTATGAACGAGCTGGAAAAAAATGACGATGTTATTTTGTTTATCGACGAGATCCATACCATTGTAGGAGCTGGTGGCGCCACAGGTAGCTTAGACGCTTCCAATATGTTTAAACCCGCCCTGGCCAGGGGAGAGATCCAATGTATAGGAGCTACAACCTTAGACGAATATCGTCAGTACATAGAAAAGGACGGAGCTTTGGAACGACGTTTCCAGAAGGTGATGGTAGAACCTACTACAGTAGAAGAAACCATCGAAATCCTGAAAAATATTAAGGGTAAATACGAAGATCATCATAATGTAATATACACAGACGAGGCTATTCTTGCCTGTGTAAAACTTACGAATCGATACATGACCGATCGATTTCTTCCGGATAAAGCTATCGATGCTCTGGATGAAGCTGGTTCTCGCGTGCACATTGTCAACATGGATGTTCCTAAACAAATCCTGGAGCTTGAAAAGCAACTCGATGACGTCAGGGAACTCAAGAACACCGTAGTTAAAAAACAACGCTACGAAGAGGCTGCGAAGCTTAGGGATGATGAAAAACGTCTCGAAAAAGAATTGGCAGTTGCCCAGGAAAAATGGGAAGAAGACAGTAAGCTGCACAGAGAAACCGTTTCGGAAGACAATGTGGCAGACGTGGTTTCCATGATGAGTGGTATTCCTGTCAATAAAATAGCTCAGACCGAAAGCAACAAACTGGCAGAATTACCAGCCTTAATTAAAGGCAATGTCATTGGGCAGGATGAAGCTGTAGCTAAGGTTGCGAAGGCAATTCAGAGAAACAGGGCCGGACTCAAAGATCCGAATAAGCCTATTGGTTCGTTTATTTTCCTAGGGCAAACCGGTGTAGGTAAAACACAACTGGCGAAAGTTCTTGCTAAGGAGCTTTTCGATTCTGAAGATGCACTGATCCGTATTGACATGAGTGAGTACATGGAGAAATTTGCGATCTCCAGACTGGTAGGAGCACCTCCCGGTTATGTTGGATATGAGGAAGGTGGTCAGCTAACTGAAAAAGTAAGACGTAAGCCGTATTCAGTCATTCTTCTGGATGAAGTGGAAAAGGCACACCCCGATGTCTTTAATATGTTATTGCAGGTTCTCGATGATGGCTACCTCACAGACAGTCTGGGAAGAAAGATCGACTTCAGGAACACAATTATCATCATGACCTCGAATATTGGGGCCAGACAATTAAAGGATTTTGGACAAGGTGTAGGCTTCGGCACTGCTGCTAAAAAATCTCAGGAAGATTCGCATCAGAAAAGTGTTATTGAAAATGCGCTAAAAAAAGCCTTTGCCCCCGAATTTTTAAACAGGATTGATGACGTGATGGTTTTCAACCCTCTGGAAAGAGAGCATATCCATAAGATTATTGATATAGAACTGGCCAAACTTTACGCCAGGATCAAGGACATAGGTTATGATCTTAATCTAACGGACAAGGCCAAAGACTATATCGCGGATAAAGGTTTTGACAAACAGTACGGTGCCCGACCATTAAAAAGAGCGATACAGAAATACATCGAAGATGCCTTGGCCGAGGAGATCGTCAACTCCAAATTGGAAGAAGGTGATAGTATTTTTATGGATTACGATGGGAAAAAGGAACTTCTCACCATAGAAATCAAAAAATCTAAAAAGTCTTCGAAAGCCTAA